In Ruminiclostridium josui JCM 17888, the genomic window TTTTGGTGGATAAAAATCTCACTGGATTTTGTGTTGGAGGACTTATCCATAAAATGGGTATGCAAATGTCACCCATGGCATCCATATATATGAACAATTGTTTTGTAGAAAAAAAATATCTGCTTGGCAAAGAGGGACAAGGAATGGGGATATTCAATTACACAATGTCAATGGAACGTCCATTATTGTTAGCTTTCCAAGTCGGTATTATGGAAGCGCAGCTAAAAAGGAATATAGACTTTTGTAAACAGCGAAGGCAAAGTGGTCGTGCAATAATTGAGAATCAGTCAATATCAAATCGAATTGCTGATATGGCTGTAAAGTTTGAAGCAAGTAAATTGCTTCTGAAGGAAATTGCCGATCAACTTAAAAATAAAAAAAATACCTATTATATGTCGTCTGTTGCTAAGTTATTTATCAGTGAGAGCTTGGTTGCCAATTCCCTTGACTCAATGAGAAATATGGGCACATTAGGATATATGACAGAATACCAAAACGAGCAGCAATTAAGAGATAGTCTTGGTAGTTTATTTTATTCAGGTACTTCTGATATCCAGAGAAATATTATTTCCAGCATGATATGAGGTGATGAAAAGATGCTTTTCTCTTTTTTGGAAAACAGTACAAAAAATTATCCCAAGAGGATTGCTATTGAGAGTAAAGACGAAGAAATATGTTATGAGGACTTATACAATATTAGTCTGTCGTTTGGTGCACATATTAATTCTCTTGTAGATAATGATTGTCAAGTTATCGGAATATTAATGGACAAATCTATTGATTTTTTGATATCTATATATGGAATTTTATCAGTAGGTAAAGCATATGTTCCCTTAGATGAGAGCCTTCCTCCTGAACGACTCGAATATATCGTGAAGGATGGAAGTATTGATTGTATTATATCTGATAAGAAGAATTATGAATTATCTACTAAATTATGCAAAAAGCCAGTTTTGTTTGACAGAGATAATATATCTACTAAAGAAATTCCACAAAGGGCTAAGGCTTCTCCTGAGTCTATGGCGTATATACTCTACACATCCGGTTCAACGGGCAGGCCAAAAGGAATAATGCATACACAGAGTAGTGCAATAGCTTTTATTTTATGGGCTGCACAATACTTTGAAGTCACAGAATCTGATGTATTGTCTTCCCATGCACCTTTTCACTTTGATCTTTCTATTTTTGATATTTTTGTTTCTGCTTACGCAGGTGCTAGATTGTCTTTGCTGCCAAAATCAATATCTTGTTTTCCGTCTTCACTTATAAAGTATATTATTTCAAAGAAAATAACAGTCTGGTATTCTGTACCGTATATTATTGTTAATATGTTTTCTGATGAAAATATTGCTAAATGTGAATTTAGTAATTTAAGAAATATTATATATGCTGGTGAATCATTGTCTATAGATAATGCAAAGAAAATAAAAGAAAGGCTTCCTCATGTTAGTTTGTACAACTTATATGGACCAACAGAAACAAATGTCATTACATACTATGAGGTAGACAACCATACATGGAGTCGGCAGGACAGGCAGATTCCAATCGGGCATTGCTGCCCATATGCAAATATCAAAGTTATTAATGATGATGGCAAAGAAGCAAATATTGGCGAATTGGGTGAGTTATGCGTAAAAAGCGATTCACTTATGCTGGGATATGTAGGTGTTGAAAAGACAGCATCAATGGACCAGTACTATCATACTGGAGATATTGTACATATTGATGATGATGGTCTGATTGTATTCCATGGGCGTAAAGACTATATGACAAAGGTTAACGGATTTAGGGTTGAACTAGGGGACATTGAAAATAATATCCGAGGATACCCTAATATAACTGATTGTTATGCAAAAGTAGATAGAAGTAATAAACGAGATAAAATTATAGTTACTATAGAAGCTGCGTCAGACTTATGTGTAGGTAATCTTGCAGACTATTTAAAGAAATGCTTGCCCGGGTATATGCTTCCCGATGAATATATACTGCGTGATAAGCTTGAAAGAAATTCACGAGGAAAAATTGTGAGGAAGTGATATAAGAATGAACATTATCGTTTGTATGAAATATATAAGTTCAATACCTACCTATATGGAATCACGACTTCCATTTAGCCCCAGTGACCGCAATGCTTTGGGAATGGGATTGACTTTAAAAATGCGAAATAAAGATTCAAAATTAATAGTTCTAAGCATGAGCCCTTTAAAAGCTAGAGACTCATTGCAGGATTTATACAGCTATGGTGTAGATTCTGTATACCTGGTTAGTGACAAGTCATTTGCAGAATCTGATACGCTGGCTACTACTTTTGTACTATCAACAGCAATAAAGAAAATAATGGAGTCGACGAAAATAAATTTGATACTGTGCGGAGATAAAACCATTGACAGTAATACAGGTCAAATATCTGCTGGACTTGCTTACAGAATAGGGGCACAGTACTGTAACTGTCTTCAAAGTGTTGCATTAATTGACGAAAAATATGAATTTATAACCGATCAATACACTCTTAAGAATTACGATGGAGTTGTAGTGGCTGATGTAAATAGTGAATGGGAACTACCATTTCCGTCATTACAAAATATAATGAAAGCAAAAGAGAAGAAGGTTATTTGTTGGTCTAACGATGACTTAAATATGGATTTGAATAGGGTAGGAGCATCAGGGTCCCCAACTAAGATTATTAAAGCAGAAAAGGTTCAGGCTCAGGTATCTAGTGACATTATTCAAGAAGATATCAATCAAGCTAAATCATTTTTAAAACAAATAATCAGTACAAGGGGAGGTGATTTTGTTAATGAGTAAAGTATGGGCGTACTGCAATTTTTCTGACGTTAATGAACGTGATAAATCTTTATCTTTGCTATATAAATTGCAGGACGTTATGAAGGATAACAGATTCACTCTCGAAGTAATAGCACTTGGAGCAAAACGGTGTGATGAGGATATTCCTATACAGCATTTGCAATGTTTAAACGTGTCAAAAATTTACTGTGTAACAAATAACGTTTTTAATGGTATTAATAATTATGTTGCCTATGTGGAGGCAATGAAGATTTTAATTAATAAATATAATCCCCAATACCTGATGTTCAGTAGCTCACGACACAATCGAATAGTAGCAGCACAGTTAGCTACGGCACTGGAATCGGGATTAACTGCAGAATGTTCTAAATATTATGTCAACACAGATAATGAAATAGTACAAATAAGACCTACATTTGAAGGGAATACATATGCACATATTATTTCTAAAAGTGCGGTCAAAATGTCAACTGCATTGAAGTCATCTTATCAACGAATCTCAATATCTGAGAGTATTACAAAAACTTTGGATATTGAAACAATTGAATTACCGTTGGAAATACCGCATAAGAACATATATTTTAATAATTCTACTGCTTTTAACATTCCTGTAACTCCCAAATTGGAAAAATATGATGTTATATTTGCTGCAGGTATGGGCTTGGGCTCAAAAGAAAATGTCAATAAGCTTAAAAGGTTAGCTAAAAGACATAACGTTGGATTTGGAGCATCCAGACCTGTAGTGGAAATGGGATGGGCCGAACAGTCGGACCTTATTGGTATGTCCGGATCATGTGTATCACCTAATTTATATTTAGCTTTTGGTATATCAGGCTCATTACAACATATGGAAGGAATGAGAAATGCAGCAAAGATTATTTCTATTAACACTGATAAAAATGCACCACTTCATCAATTATGTTATTCAATTATTTTAGCAGATGCAGTGGAGATGCTTGATTATTTAATAAATGAATGGAGGTAATTCTATATGAATCAAAATGTTGTAGAGCTTAAACCATATGATGATCCTGATGATTATGATGAATTTCTTTCTACAAGTTCACTAAAAGCAAAAATTTTATGCAGGATTGCATGGGGATTCAAAGACTTTTCACATGCCCCAGACTTACTGAAAGATTTATCTGATGATTTTGATGGAACTTTATTGGATGTTCCTGCAGGAAGCGGTTTATTTACTAGGGAGAAGTATTCGCGCCTTAAAAAGGCTAAAATAACTTGCGTAGACTATTCACAAAATATGTTAGATAAAGCAGAAAGAGTATTCAAAGAAGCTTCTATAAATAATGTCGACTTTATACAAGGTGACGTAGGGGACTTGAAATTTGAGGATAATTCCTTTGATATTGTTGTTTCCATGAACGGGTTTCATGTATTTCCTGATAAAGAAAAGGCATTTTATGAAATTTTGAGAGTGCTTAAACCAGGTGGTCTCTTAATAGGATGTTCCTATGTAAGAAATGTAAGAAAAATTACTGATAAGTTCGTTGATGGTTATTTTGTCCCTAAATGTCTGTTTACACCACCATTTCATTCAAAGGAAGAGTTTTATGATATGTTGGTTAAAAATTACTCAAAAGTTAATTTAGAAATGGTTGGTGCCGTTGCATGTTATCATTGTTTAAAATAATTAATGTATACTGCTTCTATGATTATGAGGGCTAATGTACATGTAAGATATGCAACCTATAAATTAAGGGAGTAGGTTATACATGAAGGCTGACATTCAGGAATTTTTATTACACCACGACGTAAAAATAGTCAGATTTGTCTGTATGGAAGGGTTTGACAGAGTTAAGTCGAAAGGCTATAAATGGGCCATATGGTTTGCAAAACCAATGTCAAAAGATTATATTAAGAGATTTAATAATTTTCAATGTAAAAGCAAAGAAGAATTTAATGAACTTGAAAAAGAAACAGATAAAATTGCAGATTTGCTTGCTGAGTTTATTGAGAAAAGAGGCTACTCTGCATGTTCCCAGTCGGAAGAAAGCAATATTGCTAATGGTTCTTATACAGAAGATACTTTGACTTCAATATTACCTCATAAGACAATCGCGGTTTTAAGTGGAATTGGATGGATAGGAAAGAATGCACTTTTAGTAACTAAAGATTATGGTTGTGCTTTGAGTACGTGTTCAGTGTTAACTAACGCACCAATTGACATTAGTTCTGAGAAAATTCAAATACATTATAATCTTTGTGGTGACTGCACTATATGTCAGGGGTTTTGTAATTGCTTAACTGGTAAAAACTGGGACATAACCTTATCCAGAGAAGATATAATAAATGTTTACGATTGTGAAAGATGCTTAAAATGCCTTATGTTTTGTCCATGGACAAAACAGTGCTTAGAAAAATAGCACAAATACAAGAAGTGTATATATTATAAAAGATAAAGGATTAAAATTATGATGGAATTTGAAGAAATAAAAAAGGTTCTCAAGCAAAGATTTCCCATTATTATGGTTGATCGGGTTTTAGATATAACACCTGGGCAGAGAATAAAAGCCATCAAAAATATTTCTGGGAATGATATTTTTTTAGTGGGACATTTTCCACAACATTATATTATGCCAGGTGTTTTAATTACTGAGGCACTTGCTCAAGCTGCTTCTATAATGATTAGCTGTAACGATAACGATGATACTAATAAAGACGAATTTGTGGTATTAGGTGCTATAGATCAAATGAGATTTTTTGAGTCTGTAAAACCCGGTTATACTTTGGTAATGGAGTTAAACATGATTAAAGCGATAGATAACTATTTTATTGTACAAGGAGAAGCCAAGGTAGACGACAGGTTGGTTGCAAAGGGGAAACTAACTTTTGCAAAGGTAACATTTTAAATGATAAGGAATAGCAAAGTTATGGAGAAATATATTTATCTTTTTGATGAAGGAAACTCATCAATGAATAGTTTTCTTGGCAGTAAAGGAGCTAACCTGGCACAGATGACCAACTTGGGATTACCTGTGCCTAAAGGATTTATTTTAACAACAGAGTTATGTAAGAGATATTATAGCGAGGGAAAATCTGTTATCGAAGAGATAAAGGATGAAATCGATAGAACAATAAGAATTCTCGAAGTAAATACGGGGAAAGAGTTTGGAAAAGCTAAAAACCCTCTTTTGCTGTCTGTACGTTCCGGAGCTAGCGTATCAATGCCGGGAATGATGGATAGTATATTAAATATTGGTCTAAATGATGAAATTGTTAATAGCTTAATTTTGACAACAGAAAATAAAAAGTTTGCCTATGATAGCTATAGAAGATTAATTCAGATGTATGGAGAGGTTGTTAATGGAATAGAAGCTATTAAATTTGAAGATATTCTTAATAGCAAAAAAAATAAAAATAGTACTTGTGATGCTTGGAATTTAGAGGATGATGATTTTATAGAAGTTATATTGAAATTTAAAGAATTAGTTAAAACAGAAACGGGGACTGAATTTCCTCAAGACCCTAGTACACAATTACTAAACTCAATAATAGCTGTTTTTAAATCATGGCAAAATTCAAGAGCAGTTAATTATAGGAACTTAAATAAAATATCTAATGATTTATATACTGCGGTTACAATACAAGAGATGGTGTACGGCAATATGGGCGATACCTCCGGTACAGGTATTATTTTTAGCAGAAACCCTTTTACAGGTGAAAAAAATATATATGGAGAGTTCTTAATGAATGCACAAGGAGAGGATATTGTTTCGGGTATTCGAACTCCTAGAGAAATAAAAGATATAAACCCACTAATATTCAATCAACTAGTAGAATATGCGGATATTCTAGAAAAATTTTTTAAAGATGTACAGGATATAGAGTTTACTATTGAAAATGGTAAACTATTTTTGTTGCAAACTAGAAATGCAAAAAGGACTATTTCTGCCAGTATTAAAATATTAGTTGATTTTGTAAGGGAAAATTTACTTACCAAAGAAGAAGTTATAGGTAAGGTGAATAAAGAACAACTGGGAACTCTTTTATACCCTAAGTTTGCCCCAAAAGCAATAATGAAATCTAAAGTTATTGCTAGAAGTGAAACAGATTTTAAAGGGGCAGTAGTAGGAAGAATTTATTTTAAAATTAATGATGTTTTAGAAACTTTAAAAAATGAACACAATGACGTAATTCTTATATTAGGCGGTTGCTCGAAATCAGAATTAGACGGCATAAAAGATACAAATGGTTTGATATTCCCCAATAATGCCAATCAGTGTTCTTTTGAAGCAATTTACGGACATGTACCAACTAAATGTTTAATATCTAATATTATAGATTCTGAGGTTAATAAAGAGAAAGGGTATTTTATTGATATTGAAGGAGTTAAGCACAACAAAGGTGATTGGATATCAATTGATGGAGCAACGGGAAATGTTTATGGGGAAAAATTACCGCTAATTACACCAGAGTTGAATGAAGATTTACAAACTTTGATAAAATGGATGAATGAGCTCCAAATGGTTTTCAAAACAGTGCAAGAGTGATAGCTTTGCAAAATAAAATCCAGCGTCAATAGGTGCTGGATTTTATTTTGCTCTATTATGGCATCCTATTATTTTGTAGGCTTATCAAATTCAGGATTAAAGGCATAATAATTTTTAGAGTTTAACTTTTCCTGTACAGTCCTCAATGTTTCACCAAACCTCTGGAAGTGAACTATTTCTCTAGCACGGAGGAATTTTATAGGTTCTTTAACATCAGGATCATCTGCCAGTCTAAGTATATTATCATAAGTTGTTCTTGCTTTTTGTTCTGCTGCAAGGTCTTCCGTTAAATCTGTAATTGGATCTCCTTTTGATTGGAAGTATGTTGCTGTAAAAGGCATACCTGAAGCAGCAATAGGGTATATTGCTGTTGTATGGTCAACATAATAAGTATCAAAGCCACTCTTTTTAATTTCTTCAATACTTAAGCCTCTGGTCAATTGATATACAATTGCTGATATGATTTCCATATGAGCCAGTTCTTCTGCACCACAATGTTATCAATGATAATTATAATTAGTCTTTAGGCAATTTGGGGTATAGAACTAACTCAAAATCTGTTGGATCTCCATGCCATCTTGTGGGTTTTTTCTTTGTATAAGTAGCTTTGCTGACTAATTGCTTTAGTAATTGATTTTTTAGTTCTGGATCTTCGGTGGCTTTGTACATATCTATTACTTTTCTTATTTTGGGTATTATAATTAAAGTACTTTCGCTTTGTTGATTCATAGTACTAATATCTTTTATTATTTTGCTTTTTTGTGTGGTTAGCTCATTTAGTTTTTCACTTAATACATTAGATCTATTTAAAAAAGTATCAAGATCATAGATTCCTTTTTCTAAAAAATCATGGATGCTATTTATTTGTTTTTCGGTACTTACAATTTCTATTTCAATTTTTTTTAGGGCATCCTTCTTAAGTCTATATATATCTTGACCATAAGAGTTTGATATATCGTTTATAGATTTACTTGTTTCAAATTTGTAATTTGCAAACCATAATTCCAGTGATTGTATTAATTTAGTCTCTACTAAACTTAAAATCGAACTTACATTACCACAAGCTGGAATTGGGCACATTAATGTGTCGGGACCATTTGGATGGGGCCTCCTAACCATATTCCTTCCACAAAAACCGCAGATTATTAAACCTGATAAAGGATTTTTTACAGGATATTTCTTAGGGCATTTTGGAGAATTAGTATTAAACATACTCTGGGCCTTATAATAGTCTTCTTCTTGGATAATTGGATCATGAAGTCCGTCTGACAGTATCCAGTCTTCTATTTTAGCTCTTGGACGTTCTTTGACAATTTTACCATCTACAACTTTCTTAACTTGAGGTCTAGAATTCCATCTTATTTTTCCTATATAAACTGGATTAGTGAGGATATTTTTTATTGTAGAATATGTCCAAACGTCCTTTTGCTGAGGGGGAATTTTTAACTCATTTAGTTTCTTTGCAATAAGTGATATGCCTAATTTTTTATCATTTTCTCCATAGATAAATAACCTAAAAATAATCTTAACAATTTCAGCTTCATCAGGATTAATTTCCAATGTATACCCTTTATCTTTATATAATTTTTTACGTATATAACCATAAGGAGCCTTGTTACCAACGTATTTACCTTCTTTAACAGACGTGATGCGTCCTCGCTGTAATCTTCTATTTGTAACCTTGTATTCTCTTCTACTCATAAATAGTCCGAATTCGAAATATTCTTCGTCAAATTCGTTAAGAGGATCGTAAACTTTTAACGGTGTTATTATTTTTGTATTACTATATTTAAACGCTTGGGATACAATGCCTTGATCTATAGTATCACCGCGTGCGAGCCTTTCAACCTCCATAACAAGTACTCCATCCCAAGCACCTTGCTCTACTTCCTGTAGTAGTTTCTGCATTACAGGACGGGCAGCTATAGTCTCTCCTGAAACTATTTCCGAATACACCTCAGTAATACATAAATTATTTTTTTTGGCCAATTCAAGTAACGTTTTTTTATGACGTTCTAATGTTTCACCTTCTCCTTTTAGTTCAGCTTCTATATCGGATCTTGATTTTCGTAAATATATGCAGTATTTCATATTGCTATCACCAATCCTATAGTTTATCACTTTTTAGTGATATAATAAATAAAAAGCAAATGTAAGTCAAGGTTAATAAATAATGTAATGGGAGGTAAAATGTGAGATTGATTGAAAAAGTATCTTATCAAAGTGCAAACTTTATTACCTCATTTTTAAATCAAAATCATAATAAAAGAATGATATTATATTTTGGATTTCAGGCCATATATGGAGACTTATTAAAATTGCTTATAATTATCATTTGTTCATTAATACTAAGATCTTTTATACCATCTATTTTAATATCATTTTCTTTTGCCTATTTAAGAAAAAATGCAGGTGGTTTTCATATGAAAACTGAAAATGGATGCATTTTATTTACCACTTGTATTTGTGTTATACCGGGGACTTTGATAAGCTATTTACAAGTGGATTCTAATTTTATAACGATGATATTGTTAGGATTTATATTTATATTTGGGTACATTTGTTTACTCAAGTACGCTCCTAGTAGTACTCAAAACAACCAAATAACAGACGAAGATGAGATAATAAAGTATAAAGAAAAATCTTTTTCTTCTTTTGCTTTTTTATACTTTATAGCGTGTATATTCTTTTTTATTTTTAATCAATATATAATTTCTGTTTCAATATGTGTTGGGATTTTGCTTGAAGTTTTAACATTAATACCAATAAAAAAGACAGTCAAACTACATTGACTGTTTTCAAATAATTTGATATTATTAAATCGACAAGAAATTTTATTTAATGACAGCTTTCTCCGTAGAGCTGTTCTTTTTTTGCTATTTTTTAATTGTTTTTAGAGACTTAGGGACTCTAGGTTGATGTCCCCAAAGAAAACTAAAATTTTCAGCTTTCTTTTCTGCAATTGCTGTCACATTTGAATCAATAATTGAAAGTAATTTGGACTTTTTATTCATTCTTGATACTCCTTTCCAAATGAAACTTTGATACGTATGTAATAATCTTTATGTAGTTATATAATATCACAAAATTTAACAATCCACTACCGCAAGAACATATGCCAAGAGTAATTTTATTAACAACGCTAAACAACTCAAAATATGTTATATACACTTTAGTAATACTTACTTCAAGAAAAAATAACATAAAAATGATAGCAATGAAACCATACGTCTCAATTTTGTACTGCTTAAATTTCTGTATTGCAAAGTTGAAATTCCAAAAAGATACTATTGCTATTATTTGCACCAATCTCTCAGGTAAAAAACATAAAAATCTTTTTAACTCAGGTGAATTAATCAAATTCGCTTCAATTCCATTGTAAAAATAGCGTATACAAAATGGGACGTACAAAGCTTCAAAACTGATAATTAGAAGGGAAAAGGCCGCGACTCCAATAACTGATTCTTTCCATGATGATTTATAAAAGTATTTAAGCAACAAGCAATAAATAATCATATCCGCAAGTGATACTATATTCATGTTAGGAATGAAATAGCCAACTATAGCTCCTACTACTGAAACTATAAAAGCAGATGCTAACATTTTTAATAAGCTAATGTATAGTTTGCTTGAATCACATTTGAAAGGAACTTCGCTACCTTTACCAAGAATAATAAGTGAAAACATGAAACAAAAAAAGAATTGTGGCATTGACAAAATAAAAATATTTAACACACTGAAATTTTGCATATGTACCTCTGACCTTACCCCGAAAAATTAGACACAAAGAATGGCGGGATTTCTCCGATTTTCTTTGTATCACATAAAATTTAATTAAGCTGTCTTACTTAACTTTTCAAAGTCAACAGGCGATCTATAGCCAAGCTTTGAATGCAGACGTATACGATTATAGAAGGCTTCAATATATTCAAAGATAGCTAACTGAGCCTCGGCCCTAGTCTTGAACCTTGTTAAGTAAATAAGCTCCGTTTTAAGTGTACCAAAAAATGATTCCATACATGCATTATCATAGCAATTACCTCTTCGGCTCATACTTTGTGTAATGCCATTGTTTTTGAGTACATTCTTGTATTCATTACTTGCATACTGGACACCACGATCAGAATGATGAATCAGGCCTCTAGCTGGTTTACTGCGGCCTATGGCCTGCTTTAAGGCATCTATGCAAAGTTGCTTTGTCATAGTGCTGTCCATGGCCCAGCCGACAACCTTTCGCTGAAATAGATCAACAATAGCAGCCAGGTAGAGCCAGCCTTCGTCTGTAGGTATGTAAGTGATGTCAGCAACCCATATCTGGTTAGGTTTTGTTGCCGTAAAGTCCTGATTTAGTATATTTGGAGCTACAGGATAGCTGTGCTTGGAGTTTGTAGTAGCCTTGAATTTCCTTTTGGTTTTAGCTGCAATATTGTTTTCTCTCATTAGCTTAGCTACACGGTTTTTGCCGCATTTTATTCCACCATTGTTTAAGGCTTTTGTTACTCTGGGACTTCCGTAAGTTTCACGAGATACCTTATGGATTTCCTTAATTCTTTCAAGTAGCTCACAGTTTAATTGCTTACGATGGCTTTTCGGTCTTGTAGTCCAGGCATAATAACCGCTTCTTGATACATCAAGTATTTGGCACATCTTCTCAACAGGAAATATGAAGCGGTATTTATGAATGATAGAATATTTTACTTCCGGTCTTTCGCGAAGATGGCCGTTACTTTTTTTAGGATTTCATTCTCCATTTCAAGGTCTGCAACGCGTTTTCTAAGACTCCTGAGTTCTTCATCTTCAGGCCTAAGATTACCGCTGCCAGGGAATGCATTCTCTTTATGCTTTTTGTACTCATTTAACCACTTATACATAGTATTATCATGGATGCCGATATCCCTAGCTACACTTGGTACACTACGGCCTTGCTCCAGCACAAGACGGACTGCTTGTTCTTTAAAATTTTTATCATAGCGTTTCATGATGGACACCTCCAACTGGTTTTATTATACCAGCCATTCTGTGTGTCCATCAAATCGGGGGAACTTCACCTCCGTAATATTAACAAGAAATAAAATAATTAAAGTTTTCTAGCAATTACAATTTCTTCTGGTGACAATCCAGATTCTTTTATTTGCATTGCTATTTTTATATAGTCTTTATTTTCCATGTCAATGGCAAATTTGACAATGTTTTGATACTCTATGTCTTCAACAACATGCAATTGCTGTTTGCCGATTATTTCATATAAACTAATATTT contains:
- a CDS encoding IS3 family transposase (programmed frameshift) produces the protein MKRYDKNFKEQAVRLVLEQGRSVPSVARDIGIHDNTMYKWLNEYKKHKENAFPGSGNLRPEDEELRSLRKRVADLEMENEIPKKSNGHLRERPEVKYSIIHKYRFIFPVEKMCQILDVSRSGYYAWTTRPKSHRKQLNCELLERIKEIHKVSRETYGSPRVTKALNNGGIKCGKNRVAKLMRENNIAAKTKRKFKATTNSKHSYPVAPNILNQDFTATKPNQIWVADITYIPTDEGWLYLAAIVDLFQRKVVGWAMDSTMTKQLCIDALKQAIGRSKPARGLIHHSDRGVQYASNEYKNVLKNNGITQSMSRRGNCYDNACMESFFGTLKTELIYLTRFKTRAEAQLAIFEYIEAFYNRIRLHSKLGYRSPVDFEKLSKTA
- a CDS encoding cyclic lactone autoinducer peptide, which gives rise to MNKKSKLLSIIDSNVTAIAEKKAENFSFLWGHQPRVPKSLKTIKK
- a CDS encoding accessory gene regulator ArgB-like protein, which gives rise to MRLIEKVSYQSANFITSFLNQNHNKRMILYFGFQAIYGDLLKLLIIIICSLILRSFIPSILISFSFAYLRKNAGGFHMKTENGCILFTTCICVIPGTLISYLQVDSNFITMILLGFIFIFGYICLLKYAPSSTQNNQITDEDEIIKYKEKSFSSFAFLYFIACIFFFIFNQYIISVSICVGILLEVLTLIPIKKTVKLH